A single window of Syntrophus aciditrophicus SB DNA harbors:
- a CDS encoding bifunctional acetyl-CoA hydrolase/transferase family protein/GNAT family N-acetyltransferase, with amino-acid sequence MSGQHSSHHLEKWKASYSEKFAQKELIFSHIRRGDRIFVSSGCGEPQHLVSALIKYVESNPKAFFDTEIIHIYSFGFAPYTDPKFQFNFRHNTFFIGDNTRKSVNKGSSDYTPISMSSVPALLYSGFVKIDVALIQTSLPDEYGFLSLGVSIDMVKAATENASLIIAQVNSNMPRSHGDGFIHIKDVDYIIPHDEPLLELQGTIPSETAQRIGSYVSRLVQDGDTIQVGFGVLPNETVSHLNNKKNLGVHTELLSDGLVNLIKLGVIDNSRKKLNRGKTIASFCMGKKETYEYIHDNPSITFRTIDYTNDPLVIAQEDNMVAINSALEIDLTGQATSESIGGTFYSGIGGHQDFMRGAVMARNGRSILTLQSTARGGEVSRIVPSLSESAGVTLNRSDVRYVVTEYGIAYLHGKTIRERAMELIAIAHPKFRPWLLEEAKKRGLVYRDQVFHGEKGEYPEHLETHRTTSAGLNIFLRPIKITDETLFRDFIHGLSDTSLYLRFFSRRFDMPHERIQEMIAIDYTKQMVICATVPIMKKEMIIGIARYTIDESSHWADVAFAVRDLFHRKGIGTELLSYMTYLAKRQGLLGFTASVLMENEAMLNTFAREKGEFEITGNLKSGFYDLKLAFRK; translated from the coding sequence ATGTCAGGTCAGCACAGCAGTCATCACCTTGAAAAGTGGAAAGCAAGTTATTCGGAAAAATTCGCTCAAAAGGAGTTAATATTCAGTCATATCCGCCGAGGTGACCGCATTTTTGTATCTTCCGGCTGTGGAGAGCCTCAGCATCTGGTCAGCGCACTGATCAAATACGTGGAATCCAACCCGAAGGCTTTCTTTGATACAGAAATCATTCATATCTATTCCTTTGGATTCGCACCCTATACCGATCCGAAATTCCAGTTCAATTTTCGTCACAATACTTTTTTTATCGGGGATAACACCAGGAAATCGGTGAATAAAGGATCTTCCGATTACACCCCCATCTCCATGTCCAGTGTTCCGGCGCTGCTGTACAGCGGCTTCGTCAAAATCGATGTTGCGCTGATCCAGACCTCCCTCCCGGATGAATACGGATTCCTCAGTCTCGGAGTGAGCATCGATATGGTCAAGGCGGCAACGGAAAATGCTTCTCTGATTATCGCTCAGGTCAACTCAAACATGCCGCGTTCTCATGGAGACGGTTTCATCCATATCAAGGACGTTGACTATATCATCCCCCATGACGAACCCCTGCTGGAGTTACAGGGTACAATTCCCAGCGAAACGGCTCAAAGAATAGGCAGTTATGTTTCCCGTCTTGTTCAGGATGGAGATACGATTCAGGTAGGATTCGGCGTTCTTCCCAATGAAACCGTGTCCCATCTCAACAACAAAAAAAATCTGGGGGTTCATACGGAACTCCTCAGTGACGGCCTGGTCAACCTGATCAAGCTCGGTGTGATCGACAATTCCCGGAAAAAGCTCAATCGGGGAAAGACGATCGCCTCCTTCTGCATGGGGAAAAAGGAAACCTACGAATACATTCATGACAACCCTTCCATTACCTTCCGCACCATCGATTACACGAACGATCCTCTGGTCATCGCTCAGGAAGATAATATGGTGGCAATCAACAGCGCTCTGGAAATCGACCTGACGGGGCAGGCCACGTCGGAATCCATCGGCGGCACGTTTTACAGCGGCATTGGCGGCCATCAGGATTTTATGCGCGGCGCGGTCATGGCTCGAAATGGAAGGAGCATCCTGACTCTGCAGTCAACCGCCAGGGGAGGCGAGGTTTCCCGCATCGTTCCCAGTTTGTCCGAATCTGCGGGAGTTACGCTGAATCGGAGCGATGTGCGTTACGTCGTTACGGAATACGGCATCGCTTATCTTCACGGCAAGACGATTCGGGAAAGGGCGATGGAACTCATCGCAATCGCCCATCCCAAATTCCGTCCCTGGCTGCTGGAGGAAGCGAAAAAGCGGGGGCTCGTTTACCGTGATCAGGTTTTTCACGGCGAAAAAGGGGAATATCCGGAACATCTGGAAACACACAGGACGACATCGGCGGGATTGAATATATTTTTACGGCCCATTAAAATTACGGATGAAACTCTTTTCAGAGATTTTATTCATGGGTTGTCCGATACCAGTCTTTATCTTCGTTTCTTTTCAAGGCGTTTCGACATGCCTCACGAGCGGATACAGGAAATGATCGCCATTGATTATACAAAGCAAATGGTCATCTGCGCCACCGTTCCCATTATGAAGAAAGAAATGATCATCGGCATTGCCCGATACACAATCGATGAAAGCTCTCATTGGGCCGATGTCGCCTTTGCCGTCCGTGATCTCTTTCATAGAAAAGGCATCGGAACAGAACTGCTTTCCTATATGACCTATCTGGCCAAAAGGCAGGGGCTTTTGGGATTTACCGCCTCGGTACTGATGGAAAACGAGGCGATGCTGAACACTTTCGCCAGGGAAAAGGGAGAATTCGAGATCACAGGAAACTTGAAGTCCGGATTTTATGACCTGAAACTGGCCTTCAGGAAATGA
- a CDS encoding GNAT family N-acetyltransferase yields MTAKNKSRFLENWKASFPEKFTDETEIFSHIRRGDRIFVSSGCGEPQHLVNSLVKYVESNPKAFFDTEIIHIYSFGISPYTDPKFKENFRHNSFFIGDNTRASVNEGYSDYTPISMSSVPALLHSGFVKIDVALIQTSPPDAHGCLSLGVSIDMVKAATENASLIIAQVNSNMPRTHGDGFIHIKDVNYIIPHDEPLLEIQGTLSSETARRIGQYVSRLVQDGDTIQVGFGILPNETMTHLSNKKHLGVHTELLSDGLINLMKIGVIDNSRKKLNRGKTIASFCMGKKEAYKYIHDNPFITFRTIDYTNDPLVIAQEDNMVAINSALEIDLTGQATSESIGGTFYSGIGGHQDFMRGAVMARNGRSILTLQSTARGGEVSRIVPSLSESAGVTLNRSDVRYVVTEYGIAYLHGKTIRERAMELISIAHPKFRPWLLEEAKKRGLIYRDQAYIHGEKGEYPEHLEAHRTTKTGLHVFLRPIKITDEPLYKDFIHALSDTSLYRRFFSRRFDMPHERIQDVVVIDYTKQMAICAIVPLGNKEMIVGVARYHIDVNSHWADIAFAVRDSHQRQGIGSELLSYMTYLAKRQGLLGFTAAVLMENEPMLNTFAKGGFDITGKLKAGFYDLKLAFRK; encoded by the coding sequence ATGACTGCTAAAAACAAAAGCCGTTTCCTCGAAAATTGGAAGGCAAGCTTTCCGGAAAAATTCACTGATGAGACGGAAATATTCAGTCATATCCGCCGTGGTGATCGCATTTTTGTATCTTCCGGCTGTGGAGAACCACAGCATCTGGTCAACTCATTGGTCAAATACGTGGAATCCAACCCGAAGGCTTTCTTTGACACTGAAATCATTCATATCTATTCCTTTGGAATCTCTCCCTATACCGATCCGAAATTCAAGGAAAATTTTCGGCACAATTCTTTTTTTATCGGGGATAACACCCGGGCATCCGTGAATGAAGGATATTCCGATTACACGCCCATCTCCATGTCCAGCGTACCTGCGCTGCTGCACAGCGGCTTTGTCAAAATCGATGTTGCGCTGATCCAGACGTCGCCCCCGGATGCACACGGTTGTCTGAGCCTTGGCGTGAGTATCGACATGGTCAAGGCGGCTACGGAAAATGCCTCCCTGATTATTGCCCAGGTCAACTCAAATATGCCGCGCACCCATGGAGACGGTTTCATCCATATCAAGGACGTCAACTATATCATCCCTCATGACGAGCCCCTGCTGGAAATCCAGGGTACTCTGTCAAGTGAGACAGCACGCAGGATAGGCCAATATGTTTCCCGTCTTGTTCAGGATGGCGATACGATCCAGGTAGGATTCGGCATTCTTCCCAATGAAACCATGACCCATCTCAGCAACAAGAAACATCTTGGTGTTCATACGGAACTCCTCAGTGACGGTCTTATTAACCTGATGAAAATCGGCGTGATCGACAATTCCCGGAAAAAGCTCAATAGGGGAAAGACGATTGCCTCCTTCTGCATGGGGAAAAAGGAAGCCTATAAATACATTCATGACAACCCTTTCATTACCTTTCGCACCATCGATTACACGAACGATCCTCTGGTCATCGCTCAGGAAGATAATATGGTGGCAATCAACAGCGCTCTGGAAATCGACCTGACGGGGCAGGCCACGTCGGAATCCATCGGCGGCACGTTTTACAGCGGCATTGGCGGCCATCAGGATTTTATGCGCGGCGCGGTCATGGCTCGAAATGGAAGGAGCATCCTGACTCTGCAGTCAACCGCCAGGGGAGGCGAGGTTTCCCGCATCGTTCCCAGTTTGTCCGAATCTGCGGGAGTCACGCTGAATCGGAGCGATGTGCGTTACGTCGTTACGGAATACGGCATCGCTTATCTTCACGGCAAGACGATTCGGGAAAGGGCGATGGAACTCATCTCGATCGCCCATCCCAAATTTCGCCCCTGGCTTCTGGAAGAAGCGAAAAAACGGGGGCTCATTTACCGTGATCAGGCGTATATCCACGGCGAAAAAGGGGAATATCCGGAACATCTTGAAGCACACCGGACGACAAAAACGGGATTACATGTCTTTCTTCGCCCCATTAAAATTACGGATGAACCTCTTTACAAGGATTTCATTCACGCGCTGTCCGACACCAGCCTTTATCGTCGTTTTTTTTCAAGGCGTTTCGACATGCCGCATGAACGGATACAGGATGTTGTAGTTATTGATTATACAAAACAAATGGCTATCTGTGCCATCGTTCCCCTGGGGAATAAGGAAATGATTGTAGGCGTCGCCCGATATCATATCGATGTGAACTCTCATTGGGCTGACATTGCGTTTGCTGTCCGCGATTCCCACCAGAGGCAGGGAATTGGCTCGGAATTGCTGTCCTATATGACTTATCTGGCCAAAAGACAGGGGCTCCTGGGTTTTACCGCCGCAGTGCTTATGGAAAACGAACCGATGCTGAATACCTTTGCCAAGGGAGGTTTTGATATCACCGGAAAATTAAAGGCCGGATTCTATGATTTAAAACTGGCCTTCAGAAAATGA
- a CDS encoding HAD family hydrolase: MIRKFKAFVFDFDGTLAELNLDFTFMKESLIVLSRQYGIDGEDLNDLLILELIETVRNRIFRDDPTKASDFYNTAHFRIRAIELEAARRGALLSGTLLLLTTLKKRGNAIGIITRNCRAALKNVFPQIEDYCDVLLSRDQTIHVKPHPDHLIRTLSILGASPEQTVMVGDHPLDIQLGREVGTYTIGVLTGHTRAEALFASGADLVLNRAVEILDLPM, translated from the coding sequence ATGATCAGAAAATTCAAAGCCTTTGTATTCGATTTTGATGGAACCCTTGCCGAACTGAATCTCGATTTCACCTTCATGAAAGAAAGTCTGATCGTCCTTTCGCGACAATACGGAATTGATGGGGAGGATCTGAATGATCTGCTGATTCTGGAACTGATCGAAACGGTTCGCAATCGAATCTTCAGAGATGATCCTACAAAAGCATCGGACTTTTATAACACGGCACACTTTCGGATCAGGGCAATAGAGCTGGAAGCCGCCCGCAGAGGCGCCTTGCTGAGCGGCACCCTCCTGCTTCTGACCACACTAAAAAAACGGGGAAACGCGATCGGTATAATAACAAGGAACTGCCGTGCGGCCCTGAAGAATGTTTTTCCGCAAATCGAGGACTATTGCGACGTCCTTCTCAGCAGAGACCAGACGATCCATGTCAAACCCCACCCTGATCACCTCATCAGAACACTCAGCATTCTGGGTGCTTCTCCGGAACAGACGGTCATGGTCGGGGATCACCCTCTGGACATCCAACTCGGTCGAGAGGTGGGAACCTATACCATCGGCGTCCTGACCGGACATACCAGGGCCGAGGCACTGTTCGCCTCCGGCGCCGATCTGGTACTCAACCGTGCTGTTGAAATTCTCGACCTCCCGATGTGA
- a CDS encoding NUDIX hydrolase — translation MNTAAEKFDQTLLKDRGSFQSLITDKLGATPLDFADRFQAIRNTWKEHKKHLAAGVFLLLQYGRHSSAGSRDEPVFLLIKRSLEVAQSGDISCPGGMLNPFLDSLLSRIIMNRFAPFHDGNALNYARGRDVPTFRTIRLFLANAARESWEEIGLNPFNVSFLGALPTYSLHLFKRTIFPVVGLIKDPWHYKPNSEVEKIVEIPVHAFFDSENYCRCCINSDNSRLNQKRLQTCFPCMTIKQEDNTEEILWGATFNIITNFLSIVFENPLPMVSDKTRIVSKICPDNYFRGNSR, via the coding sequence ATGAATACCGCAGCAGAGAAATTCGATCAGACCCTCCTGAAAGATCGGGGGTCATTTCAATCTCTCATTACAGATAAGCTCGGAGCGACTCCGCTTGATTTTGCCGACCGATTTCAAGCGATCAGGAATACATGGAAGGAGCATAAAAAGCATCTGGCTGCCGGTGTCTTTCTCCTGCTTCAATATGGACGGCATTCCTCAGCAGGAAGTCGGGATGAACCAGTTTTCCTGTTGATTAAACGGTCCCTCGAGGTGGCCCAGTCCGGAGATATAAGTTGCCCGGGCGGCATGCTGAATCCTTTTCTCGATTCGTTGCTCAGTCGCATCATCATGAACCGATTCGCTCCTTTTCATGATGGAAACGCGTTAAATTACGCCAGAGGAAGGGATGTTCCGACATTTCGCACCATACGCCTTTTTCTCGCCAACGCGGCGAGGGAATCATGGGAAGAAATCGGCCTGAATCCTTTCAATGTTTCCTTCCTGGGAGCGCTTCCTACATATTCCCTGCATCTTTTCAAAAGAACCATTTTCCCCGTTGTCGGATTGATCAAAGATCCATGGCACTATAAACCAAATTCCGAAGTGGAAAAAATCGTCGAGATACCCGTCCATGCCTTCTTCGATTCGGAAAACTATTGTCGCTGCTGCATCAATTCTGACAATTCAAGGCTGAATCAAAAGAGATTGCAAACCTGTTTCCCCTGCATGACTATTAAACAAGAAGACAATACGGAAGAAATCCTCTGGGGAGCAACCTTCAACATCATTACCAATTTTCTGAGCATCGTCTTCGAAAACCCTCTTCCCATGGTGAGCGATAAAACAAGGATAGTCAGCAAGATATGTCCTGACAACTATTTCAGAGGAAATTCAAGATGA
- a CDS encoding FG-GAP-like repeat-containing protein, with the protein MKKFLQLLLLIFLAGLACTLNAKEKSTVAVLPFTVHSADNIDYVKQGISDMLTSRIAVEGKISVASKDLVQEAIKGRTTRDLTPEEMNALGKKLNVDYIVSGSITKIGNSLSIDGKLMDLAAARSTVGIFAQTQGLDEVIPKINDFSQRIVQHITGSTPSDFSSPAMELPAPSSAAAVADKPPQRSRESEIISGMRTSRKGTFTSIINPDFIDAARPLDRKGFWMSQKFPTEFRGMAIGDVNGDKLQEVVVIDRSNLYVYQRKGDDFKLLQKIPGKTHDNYLAVDVADINQNGIMEIFVTNMNRNTLASFVTEWQDGKYIQTAKDLRLFLRVIEPSIAAPQLLGQGFGLDNPFNTPIHEVIWDGKHYRAATRMKIPEGLSVYGLTLDDLGMGGSEKVISLDDYDYIRIYQQTEKPLSRLNVFGGSDELIWKSDEVFGGSNTYVEHAGSTVPGDEVRRTYINLRILTYDINKDGKKELILVKNLSAVGRVLKNVKLFTSSEVYNLEWDGLGLLENWKTRKINGYVADYQFKDIDNDGQNEIVLALVLSTGATLQNRSAFVAYKLSPQQ; encoded by the coding sequence ATGAAAAAATTTTTACAACTTCTGCTTCTGATTTTTCTGGCCGGCCTGGCCTGTACGCTGAACGCGAAGGAAAAATCAACGGTGGCCGTACTGCCTTTTACCGTGCACAGTGCGGATAACATCGACTATGTAAAACAGGGAATTTCAGACATGCTGACGTCCCGCATTGCGGTAGAGGGTAAAATCTCCGTCGCCAGCAAGGACCTGGTTCAGGAAGCCATCAAGGGCAGAACCACCCGGGATCTGACTCCTGAAGAGATGAACGCCCTGGGGAAGAAATTGAACGTCGATTACATCGTCTCGGGCAGCATCACGAAGATCGGCAACAGCTTGAGTATCGACGGAAAATTGATGGATCTGGCGGCCGCCAGATCGACTGTCGGGATTTTCGCACAGACGCAGGGCCTCGATGAGGTCATTCCCAAAATCAACGACTTCTCCCAAAGGATTGTCCAGCATATCACAGGATCGACGCCCTCGGATTTTTCGTCGCCTGCAATGGAACTCCCCGCCCCGTCTTCGGCTGCCGCAGTTGCTGACAAGCCGCCGCAGCGCAGTCGCGAGTCGGAGATCATCAGTGGCATGAGAACCAGCAGAAAAGGAACCTTCACATCCATCATCAACCCGGATTTCATCGACGCCGCACGGCCTCTGGATCGGAAGGGATTCTGGATGAGTCAGAAATTCCCGACTGAATTTCGAGGGATGGCCATTGGTGATGTCAATGGAGACAAATTGCAGGAAGTTGTGGTCATTGATCGGAGCAACCTTTACGTCTATCAGCGTAAAGGGGATGACTTCAAGCTGCTCCAGAAAATTCCCGGGAAAACTCATGACAATTACCTCGCAGTGGATGTGGCGGATATCAACCAGAACGGAATCATGGAAATTTTTGTGACCAATATGAATCGAAACACCCTCGCCAGCTTCGTCACCGAATGGCAGGATGGTAAATATATCCAGACAGCGAAAGATCTGCGTTTGTTTCTGCGGGTCATCGAACCTTCCATCGCCGCCCCGCAACTGCTTGGACAAGGCTTCGGACTGGACAACCCCTTCAATACACCCATTCATGAAGTGATCTGGGACGGGAAGCACTACCGTGCCGCAACCCGGATGAAGATCCCTGAAGGTCTGTCGGTTTACGGATTGACTCTTGATGACCTCGGCATGGGTGGCAGTGAAAAAGTAATTTCCCTTGATGATTATGACTACATCCGCATCTATCAGCAAACAGAGAAGCCTTTGTCAAGATTGAACGTTTTCGGCGGAAGTGATGAACTGATATGGAAAAGCGATGAGGTTTTCGGCGGAAGCAATACGTACGTTGAACATGCAGGCAGCACGGTTCCCGGAGATGAAGTGAGACGAACCTACATCAATTTAAGAATTCTCACCTATGACATTAACAAGGATGGGAAAAAAGAGCTGATCCTCGTTAAGAACCTTTCCGCTGTCGGCCGGGTTTTGAAAAATGTCAAACTGTTTACCTCCAGCGAGGTCTATAACCTGGAATGGGATGGTCTGGGCCTTCTGGAAAACTGGAAGACACGGAAAATCAATGGTTATGTAGCCGACTATCAGTTCAAGGACATCGACAACGACGGGCAGAATGAAATCGTTCTCGCCCTCGTTCTGTCCACGGGAGCCACGCTTCAGAATCGCAGCGCTTTTGTCGCCTATAAACTTTCGCCCCAGCAATAA
- the purB gene encoding adenylosuccinate lyase, which produces MIPRYSRDRMTAIWTPENRYRTWLDIEILACEAMSQLGLIPPASLEQIKNRAGFDVERIDEIERTTKHDVIAFLTSVTEKVGEDGRYIHMGMTSSDVLDTSFAVLLKQAADILIEDLDRLLIVLKEKAFQFKDTVMMGRSHGIHAEPVTFGLKMALWYQEMIRGHERLVRARDAVSVGKISGAVGTFSFIDPAVEAYVCRHLGLTPAPISSQIVQRDRHAEFFSVLAILASSIDKFSQEIRLLQRTEVREAEEYFSPGQKGSSAMPHKRNPVLSENLSGLARLMRSYALAALEDVPLWHERDISHSSVERVIGPDATILMDFMLGRFTGLMEKLVVYPERMLSNLNMTHGVIFSQMVLLRLIDKGMTREQGYAVVQKNAMTAWQEGTSFQGLLMQDNEVRGCLTEEELCDVFRIENFLKNVDVIFKRVFGEQ; this is translated from the coding sequence TTGATTCCAAGATATTCAAGAGATCGAATGACTGCCATCTGGACTCCGGAAAACAGGTACCGGACATGGCTGGATATTGAAATCCTTGCCTGCGAGGCAATGTCTCAACTGGGCTTGATCCCTCCGGCTTCACTTGAACAAATCAAGAATAGAGCCGGGTTTGATGTTGAAAGGATCGATGAGATTGAAAGGACGACCAAACATGATGTCATCGCCTTTTTAACGTCCGTTACTGAAAAGGTCGGGGAGGACGGACGGTACATCCACATGGGAATGACCTCGTCCGATGTTCTGGATACTTCCTTTGCGGTATTGCTCAAGCAGGCCGCGGACATCCTCATCGAAGACCTGGATCGGCTCCTGATTGTCCTGAAGGAGAAGGCTTTTCAGTTCAAGGACACCGTCATGATGGGCCGTTCCCACGGCATCCATGCGGAACCTGTCACCTTCGGCCTGAAAATGGCTCTCTGGTATCAGGAGATGATCCGCGGTCATGAGCGTCTCGTCAGAGCCAGAGACGCCGTCAGTGTCGGGAAGATATCCGGCGCAGTAGGAACGTTCTCTTTTATTGATCCGGCGGTAGAGGCTTATGTCTGCCGCCATCTCGGATTGACGCCCGCCCCCATCTCATCTCAGATCGTCCAGCGGGACCGCCATGCGGAATTCTTTTCCGTGCTGGCGATACTGGCTTCTTCGATCGACAAATTCTCCCAGGAGATCCGCCTGCTCCAGAGAACCGAGGTGAGGGAGGCAGAAGAGTATTTTTCTCCGGGGCAGAAAGGATCGTCAGCGATGCCTCATAAACGGAACCCGGTTCTTTCCGAAAATCTTTCCGGGCTGGCCCGCCTGATGCGGTCCTACGCCCTGGCGGCTCTTGAGGATGTCCCGCTGTGGCATGAGCGGGATATCAGCCATTCCTCCGTGGAAAGAGTGATCGGACCCGATGCCACGATCCTTATGGATTTCATGCTGGGCCGCTTTACCGGCCTGATGGAAAAACTTGTCGTCTACCCGGAACGGATGCTTTCCAACCTGAACATGACCCACGGCGTCATCTTCTCTCAAATGGTCCTGCTGCGTCTGATTGACAAGGGAATGACCCGCGAACAGGGTTATGCCGTCGTCCAGAAGAATGCCATGACGGCCTGGCAGGAGGGGACTTCCTTTCAGGGATTGCTGATGCAGGACAACGAGGTGAGGGGCTGCCTTACTGAAGAGGAACTGTGCGATGTCTTCCGGATTGAAAATTTCCTGAAAAATGTGGATGTCATCTTCAAGAGGGTTTTTGGAGAACAATAG